The DNA region GTTCCTGCTCACGCTCAATGGCAAGAAGATCAAGCCTCGGCTCCCCTGCATCTGGGACGAGAAGCGGACAGTGGCCCGTCAGGGTGTGGAGATCCACGCCGTCCAGTGGATCGAGAAGGAGCTGAGCCCGAAGAAGGCATGCATGGCCTGCGGCTACTGGAGTCCATTGGACGCGGAAGCCTGTGAGGAATGCGGGCAGGCGCGACTGGAGCTGCGCGAACGTAAGATCTGGGGCTGGATTGGAATCCAGCGCTACCTGCATCGGACTGACTACGGGCTGGATTTTCTGCGCAACGGACGCAAGATCCTTCAGAGGGACAAGCGGGTCTTCTACTGGGAAGACGAGGACGGTCTCGCTGAACCCGAGCTCGAGTACCCCATCGACTCGAAGACGCAGATGGGTCGGATCGTCGGTGAGATCCATTGCGACCACGTCGCCCCCAACTACATGAAGACCGCTTTCGAGGTCGAGACAGCCGAATGGCGACAGGTCCTTCGCGAGGTGCGCGGGAGCAGCCCTCTTCGCCCCAAGATCGCCGAGAAGCGCCGTCTGCCGGAAAACCGTAGCCCCCTCGCCTTGCTGTACGCGGGATTCCGTCGGCAGGACCCTGGGCTGAACTACCTGATTCCGGGTGATGGACGCAACGCCCTTCATGAGAAGGCCGCCCAATGGGCCGTGCGAATGCGGTCAGGCGACCCCGAGTACCAGACTGACGAAGCGTGGTACCGCGCGGCCTACCAGCATGACCATCCAGCCGCGGCGGACCCACAGCCTGAATCGGAGGAGATCCTCCCGGGCTTCGGCGCGAATCTCCTGGAACCGCAGAACGGTGAGGCAGCGGACACGCCAGAGCGGGATGAAACCGATCGCGCTGAAGTACTTCCCGAGAACCTCGCAGCCGAAGAGACGGTGGATCAGCGGCTCCAGCGCTACCGCGCCCACGCCACGCCCGTTGTGGACTTGGAAGGCACATACTTCCTGGAAGACCTCGGACGCGTGGATCTAATCGCCTGGGCGGTCGGCGGCCAGAGGTTGGCGACGAATGACGGGCGCGACGCGCCCGTCATCGTCTCGATGCTGCGGGCCCCGCGACTCGAGGTCTTCATTGACACCGCACACCCGCTCTTCCGAGAATTCGGTGCCGATATCCGCGATCTGGCGCTCGTCGAGGTCGCCGAGTTCATGCGCGTCCGGGTCAACAACGTCTCGCTGCCACTCACCGAGATCGTCACTCAGCTCAAGGCACAGACTTCAAGCCCGCGACTTACGCCCGCCGCAGTGGCGGAGGAATCGGAGCGCCTACTCGAGCAGGTGCGAGCGGCCATGGTGACACCTGTATCGGCGAACCCGGCGGTCCCGTGGCTGCTGCTTACCAAGGAGGAACGGGCAGACACGGAGCGCCGCTTCGCCGTGGAGTCGGGCGGGGGAACCTCCTGGAACGACGCGCTCACGACCGGCGAGTTCATCCGCTACATCCCAGCCACTGCGGTGATTCGCATCATCCAGGACTCGCCGGACACCTTCCTCGACGGGCACGTGTTCAAGCGTGGGTACATGGCCCTGAGCGATCCGGGTGCGAGGGCTCTGGTGGTTGAGCGACTGATCAGCCCGCTCAGTGACCTCGCACTGCTCGATCAGCACCGTCCCCGGCTCGATACAGAAGAGCTGACCAGGATCCGGATCAGTTGTCGGCTGATCGCCCGCGACCTGGCCGACAACTCTTAGGGGAGCTGTGACATGCGGGGCTTTCTCGACGCAGCGTCACTGCTGGACGCCGGCCCACTGCAGTTCCCCCGCCGGATCGAACGATTGCTCTGGCACCTGGGCTTCTCCCAGGTAGACAACATCGACGGCTCCGGTGACGAGGGTGGCGACATCCTCGCCGAACACAGGGGCGAACTCTGGGTCATCCAGTGCAAGTGGAAACGACGTGGTGCAGTCGGAGCGGAGGCTGTGGATGAGGTGAACCGAGCACGGGACCACTACCGTGCGCGTCACGCGGTCGTCGTTACCAACACCCGCTTCAGCCCGGACGCGCGGCAGCGAGTCGCGACTCTCTCACGCCTCGGGCCCACCATTCTCCTGTGGGGCGGGACTGACCTGACGACGAGCTTTGACCGCGTTCCGCGTCGATTCGGGGAGATCACTCCACGCCCGTACCAGGCCGATGCGCTGCAGGCTCTTAACTCAGACCTCGACGCGACCGGTCGGGCGTTGCTCATCCTCGCCACAGGACTCGGCAAGACCGTGATCGGCGGGGAGGTCATCGCCGGCCACCTGCGCCGAAACCCCGACAACAAGGTTCTCGTGGTCGCTCACGCGAAGGACCTGGTTCAGCAGTTGGAACGAGCGCTCTGGCGGCACCTCCCCAAGGAGGTGCCGACGCGACTGCTCACCGGAGACACACGTCCCGATGATCTGTCCGGACTGACGTGTGCCACAGTCGGATCGGCACTCGCCGCCGCGCGCTTCGGTTACCGCCCGGATCTTGTCATGGTCGACGAGGCCCATCACATCGGCGAAGAGGGCCAATACGATCAGCTACTCGAAACCCTGGGACACGCACGCCAGTTGGGTGTGACCGCAACACCTTGG from Kitasatospora cathayae includes:
- a CDS encoding ATP-binding protein, with the translated sequence MSEDQFINVTPHPRILGVLGDIEFSHWQCLAELTDNCFDEFQAAGEAVIRPAVSISLPAATSRRATAEITVQDNGRGMSLDAVTNAISAGWTSNGRHGSLGLFGMGFNISTARLGRRTTVRTSREGDPHWIEVTLDLVEIANSSKYQAPYRLVPKDHPGEHGTTVTISELKQEQHATLCRPQTQNVIREKLGDIYSYLLSEKGFLLTLNGKKIKPRLPCIWDEKRTVARQGVEIHAVQWIEKELSPKKACMACGYWSPLDAEACEECGQARLELRERKIWGWIGIQRYLHRTDYGLDFLRNGRKILQRDKRVFYWEDEDGLAEPELEYPIDSKTQMGRIVGEIHCDHVAPNYMKTAFEVETAEWRQVLREVRGSSPLRPKIAEKRRLPENRSPLALLYAGFRRQDPGLNYLIPGDGRNALHEKAAQWAVRMRSGDPEYQTDEAWYRAAYQHDHPAAADPQPESEEILPGFGANLLEPQNGEAADTPERDETDRAEVLPENLAAEETVDQRLQRYRAHATPVVDLEGTYFLEDLGRVDLIAWAVGGQRLATNDGRDAPVIVSMLRAPRLEVFIDTAHPLFREFGADIRDLALVEVAEFMRVRVNNVSLPLTEIVTQLKAQTSSPRLTPAAVAEESERLLEQVRAAMVTPVSANPAVPWLLLTKEERADTERRFAVESGGGTSWNDALTTGEFIRYIPATAVIRIIQDSPDTFLDGHVFKRGYMALSDPGARALVVERLISPLSDLALLDQHRPRLDTEELTRIRISCRLIARDLADNS
- a CDS encoding DEAD/DEAH box helicase family protein → MRGFLDAASLLDAGPLQFPRRIERLLWHLGFSQVDNIDGSGDEGGDILAEHRGELWVIQCKWKRRGAVGAEAVDEVNRARDHYRARHAVVVTNTRFSPDARQRVATLSRLGPTILLWGGTDLTTSFDRVPRRFGEITPRPYQADALQALNSDLDATGRALLILATGLGKTVIGGEVIAGHLRRNPDNKVLVVAHAKDLVQQLERALWRHLPKEVPTRLLTGDTRPDDLSGLTCATVGSALAAARFGYRPDLVMVDEAHHIGEEGQYDQLLETLGHARQLGVTATPWRGDKHDITLRLGAPSFTLGIEEGMRRGYLAQVDYRLFVDDIDWDVVRGASEHSYGLAELNAKLFLPQRDEAIRDELASAWATTRSPRAIVFCRTIEHAERLADVLRRTPLWSDALPLHAGLAKRERQSRLLAFRSGEVPILTSVDILNEGVDVPDVNILCFARVTHSRRIFVQQLGRGLRLREGKERVTVLDFVSDLRRIAAALKLKRALDSGGEIETLAKVTPSSIDFSDQRVAALMDEWIKDAASLETAYDEHRLQFPDAFGPQE